GAAATTCCCAAGATGCCCAGGAGCCCAGCTTTTGCGCAGCCTTTGGCACTGATGTCATCTGGAAAGGAAAAATTGGTTTTAGAAAAGGGGTATTAAGAATAAATCAGGATGCAACACGTCAATGCTTGTTGTAAGTTTCTTCTGCTTATAGCTTCAATTTACCCAAGAATTTAGCTATAATTGCATTGCAAAGAATAATAATATACTAACAAATATAACTGACAATTCCTGGAAGTGCAGACTTTCTGGTTTGATGGCATACTTATGTGCCCTTATAAATACTAAATGAgtaattaaactttttttctggAAAGTTGAAATGTAATCATTGctaattcttttcttctttgtctgTCTCCTATTACTCTAGGGAATTACTTTCTGGCATTTATCATCAATGGCTACCATACCACACAAGAAACTTTGTATAAAAATGCTAATGCAGAACCATATGTTACCTGCATGAATCAGAGCTTTTAGTCCCCATCTGTCAATGCACTTGCTTCCTCTTTCCTGGGCTAATTTTATTCTAAATCCTGAGAACATTTCTTAGCAACTCCCTTCTTGCTGTCTCCAACAGATGTTATTGCAAGAGACCAAATGATTTTTTCCTACTTGAAACCCTCACATGTCAAAAAATAAGAGAATCCAATAGTTTTACGTTAGAAGCCAGGAATCTCTTTATAATCCATCCTCTATTTCTGTTTATTAGTTTCTCCACAGATTACAAGTTCCTTGGAGGCAGGGTTTTCTTTCCTGCATCCCTAATATTCAGCACAATTTCCATGCAGAATAGGATCTGATGCCCAAAGGAAATGGAATTGGGTCAAGTTTCCATTGATTTGTAATTCACACGGTACCTAGCAGAGTGCCTAGGACACAGTAGCTTTCAGAAAATATGTGGGGAATGAACAACTTCTGAGTACTCACCTGACTCTGACTTTTGAACTATTTCCCCTTTATACAAAGGGATGTGTTCGCAGAGTTGCTCAATGGGTGACCCAAACAGGAACCAGTCTGCCTCCAGGATCAGAGACTGCAGAGGGTTGTACCTGACCCAGGTGTATTTGCTGGAGAACATGTTGTTCATAGCCTAGGTCGGTGcaacagagagaaacagtataaaataaaatgccataaCCTGGTATACCTTATCCTATACTTTGCTTTTTGCTTTCAGATTGTTAAGCTGAAGGTGGTCGGGGACCTGAAGACGTCCTTTTCCTGACCAGCCTGCAGAGAAGTCACAGTacttggggccaacgctgtagcacagcgggttaaaggcccagccggcatcccatatgggagctggttcgagtaccagctgctccacttctgatccagctctctgctatggcctgggaaagcagtagaagatggcctaagtgcttgggcccctgcacctacgtgggagatccggaagaagctcctggctcctggcttcagcccggcccagctccagccattgcagccatttggggagtgaaccagcaaatgaaagacccctctctctctctacctctttctgtaactcttcctttcaaatacataaaaataaatctaaaaaaaaaaaaaagaagccgcTTTGTGTACCAGTGTTACTTTTCACTGTAGATGCGAGGAAACGCAGAAGCAGGAAATGCCAGGACACAGGTGGCGCAGATGTAAAGTTACAAGTTCAGACCTTGTGTGTTCTCAGCCTGTTGTATTCTTTCTTTGTAACACTGAATTTTATAACTTCACTCATTTTCCTACCaatcactattctttttttttaaagtttgcttgtaactattttattttattttattttattttattttaaaggcagagagacagatggggagaTCTACCCcatttcccagatgtccacaaccaCAAGTCTGAGCCAAGCTGAGcatggaactcaacccaggtcttccacgtgggtggcatggacccaagtgcttgagccatcatctgttgccttccaggaagAGCATTAACACGAAGatgaaccagaagcagagtagccgggacttgcacCCAGGTagtctgatacgggatgccattgtcccaagcagcaacttaagtaCTGCACCGGGTCCCTTTGTCCTAGGGCCCTGCTCTGAGAAGAGAGGCTTTCCCACCCTTTTTACAAAGACACTGACATCTATTTTAGCGTCTAATATCTAAGGCTGGGTGGTAGAAATTAAGCTGAGATTGACTCttgttctcattaaaaaaaaaaaaaaaagtgaagctggcactgtggctcactaggctaatcttccacctgcagtgctggtactccgggttctagtcccggttggggcaccggattctgtcctggtctctcctcttccagtccagctctctgctatggctggggaaggcagtggaggatggcccaggtgcttgggccctgcacccgcatgggagaccttgcaagagctcctggctcctggcttcggatcagcacagctctgaccattgcggccagttggggagtgaaccatcagatggaagacctctctctctctctgcctcttctctctctgtgtaactctgactttcaaataaataaataaataaaagaaaagaaatgttgtCTCCTCCTTCTCACTTCTGCATTTTTCCATAAGCACCTGCCTGACTCAAAAGCAGAGAGTGCTTTGGGTACCCCAGCATTACCTGGCTCTCGTAGATGTACCGTTTGAGTTGGTCTATAGCAGGGATTTTCTCGTCCATCTTCAAGATGAAGCAGGCTCTTCGGGAGAGCAGCCTGGCTGCGATGTAGCCCTGAGGAGGCAAGAGCGCAGtcactgcccctgcccagccctctcgGTTCTGAACTTGGGGAGGGTAGTGTCGGAACCTTGCAGGAAAGACTTGAACTCGCACAGTGAGTATATGTGAGAGCATTTCACCCTGCACCCAAGTCTGCATTCAACGTCTGTGATATCGCATTGTATTTTTCACATGTCATTTCCACTCTGAAACTGTGCAAACCCGTGACTTGTGCTCCACTTTGTCAGggtgtggagccaggatttgcGGACTGGGAGAACAAaaacccctctctttctcttgatTTTGTTCTGCTTCTCCCCCAGCTTGGAATAAATGCAATATTCGTCAGATCTGTGCTGTCTGATATGACCACTACTAGCCACCTCTGTACATTCAAACTTAAACTCCACAGCCATGCGTGGCCAGGGGCTTCCCTACCGGAAAGtgcagagagagaacacttccacCTGGGCAGAAGTTCTGCTTGTGGACTGGGATGCCTTAGACCTTCACCCTCCCTACACACAGCTGCTTCATCTGGCCTCCTCCCCgctccttccccaccccttctCCACCTCCAATGCAAGCTGGTTGGCTAGAGCTGGGTGTGGGATTGAACAAGTAATGGAGGGTGAGGACCTCGGAGCTGGAAGGGACCTCAGGCCATTGAACCTTCACCCAGAGTGAAATTTTTCTTGACAGAGATCCAAATAATTAAGCACCATATAAATTGGTGTCTAATAGAAACTCTCTAGTTCCCATTTTTTAATTCTCACCAGTTCCTAGTTCCTAAATTCAAAATGGACTGAGGCCAAATCTGATGATAGTGGGAGAGGTTTAAACCAATTCCTCACCACTCTGAtttttggggtttttgttttatttttttatttgtttaaaaacacaCCTTCAGGTTTTCTAGGATATCTGCTTAAAAACAATGTCAATGCCATTTCCTTTTAAATGGTATATTTCAAAGACTCCACACTTTCAAATGTGTCACACCAATGGGGAGAAGGTGTGGGAGGAGGATTCTAGAAGAGATGGAGAAGAAAAGCATGTTCAAATGTCCTGTGAGATGGGCTACAGTCTACTTAGATTCAGCGTATAGCTCTGAGCCTGGATAAAACCATGTTCACAATTAGTGTTGGTGGAACAAATGGAAAACAGATGAATGAAGGACAGAACAGGTTTTCTGATTAGGTCTCTGAGACTTGCAATTAAAGCCAGTAACTAAAACTTAGAAATAGCTTAGTGTGTTTTCAGTTAATGTACTTTCTTTATGATAGAAGAAGTATGATCTTTTGGCTGTCCTAAATATAGAATTATCTTAGGATAGCTTCTATTTTGTGATTGCTTAATAATTTCTCTTGTTCtgaattttgttttgtattaGAAGCCCTAATTCATTCATTTGTAGATTCAactaatatatttgaaatatatctgTATGCCATACATTGCACTGGGCTTCAGTCATCCATCTGTGCACTTAGACAACAGTGGTATCTTTCTTCCAATTTCCACCAAAATAAGTCAAACACatgtttcctgtgattttttttttaccttaggaTAGTTTTTTGCCATTAAgatagttctgttttttttttttttttttccactcaattGCCTGGTTATTTAAAGAGAACAGTAGACATAAGGAAGTTGTTTAAGAATTGCAACAATAGATCCTAGGgctcaaatacataataaactgTCCCCTTGCCCTCTAGAAAACCAATCTTGAAGAATAAAATCCCCTTGTTGCTTACATGTTTATAGTCAAAAATCGTAGTAGAAGAACACGATCCTGCATGGATGTTAATGATGGCGGCATTTTTCTCATTGTCAATTTTCACCGTCTCATGAACACTGCCACCATTGCTGCTGGGGCTGATGATGTTATACACCTAAATTCATAACAAAGACATTATGAATTTGCCACACATCAAATACATTTCAGAGGCAGTTCCTccagcaaaataaaatcttctaccCGGTACGAGTAAGAGATCGAAAACTTAAGCCTCTGTGTTAGGATCCCAATTCAAAAAGGCCCATGCTAGTATAAAAAACACAACACTTTCCTTTGTGGATTCCTCTCTTATGTAAGGAAAAGCAGTGCTATCACGGGGGACATGAGACTGACTTCCTTTTCCAGCAATGGCTTGTATTTGTGAAGGTGTTGTTGGTTATTGCTAGAATTTCTTCTCGAGTAGAGCATATTCTACTTCCAGAATACAGCTCTCCACTGCCCATACGTTGGTCTTGTATTTTTCTTGTCCTCTCCCAACCTCTCTAAGAGATAAAGCCCACAAAGAACAACTCACCTCATCTCCATGAGCTGGTATCCCAAAGACGGCCAGCACCACCAGAAATACCCCCTGCAAAACAGACCCATCACATCCACTCCAAATCCAGAACTCACTGAATGTGGGGACTGAGGGAGGCATGGGATGGGAAAAACACAGCTATCTCAGAAAATGTACGCCCGGAAGCATTAGTGATCACGGGTGCTTGTTCAACCATCCTTTTCCACAGTGTGAAACACCCATCTTCACTCATGTATCAGGCGCTTGTGGAGTGCATATTTTTGGCAGACACCAGGTTCCAGTTTTGCCACCCATTTCCAGCTCTTTCCAACATTCTGACCGTCTAGACAGCAGGAAGAGCTCAGCGCAGGCGAGCGGTGAGGAAGGACTCATTTTGCTACCGAAGTACCCTGCTCTGATTTACACCAACTGTGGTTAACAGTGGTCAAACATTTTCTAGTGAAAGGGGGGAAAAGCACTTCTTAAACCCCTGGAGATGGAGAAGGTGAAGCAGATTTTAAGTGGATTTATGGGTGACAGAGCCCCAGGAGGCTTCTAAGGGAATCT
The window above is part of the Lepus europaeus isolate LE1 chromosome 13, mLepTim1.pri, whole genome shotgun sequence genome. Proteins encoded here:
- the GKN2 gene encoding gastrokine-2; translated protein: MLEALLACILGVRSQIEDKMCRPQKCCAREGSVKLCTAHQSQLDSQGKGIPVNQGVFLVVLAVFGIPAHGDEVYNIISPSSNGGSVHETVKIDNEKNAAIINIHAGSCSSTTIFDYKHGYIAARLLSRRACFILKMDEKIPAIDQLKRYIYESQAMNNMFSSKYTWVRYNPLQSLILEADWFLFGSPIEQLCEHIPLYKGEIVQKSESDDISAKGCAKAGLLGILGISICADIHI